Genomic window (Arachis hypogaea cultivar Tifrunner chromosome 13, arahy.Tifrunner.gnm2.J5K5, whole genome shotgun sequence):
TTGGCAGTCATCATTATTTCAGCCTTCAGGGCTGTTATTAGTGTACCCCGAGTTGTATATGATGTGACACAATTAGGCACAAACTTTGACATAAAATATCTATCAAATTTAAGTAATATCATATTCCAAGTACATCTTAAACACGTGTATTATCATATTATGGTTATGCTGGAAGTAGAACACatgcttgttgttgttgttgtggaatTTGTCGTGTGTTCATTAGTCAGCTGCCATAACTTTGGCCTTTGAGCATGTCTTTGCTCATAGCTTCCTAAGCTTGGTTTATGAGTAATTCCTTCATGCATAGGTACCCTCCTGGCCATGGAGATGTCTTCCCATCATTACTGAATAGTGGAAAACTTGATGCACTATTATCACAGGTTTACACCAGaactcaatttatttttatttgtggatGGACAAAGTCTTATATTtcacccttttttttctttttaagaatCGTAACTATCACTGTTTTCCCCCCATTTTTTCCCTCTTACAGGGCAAGGAGTACGTGTTTGTTGCCAATTCAGATAACTTGGGTGCTGTAGTTGATTTGAGTATCCTTATTTAATATTCCGCGCTTCTTCATTTTTGGTTGTACTGCTTTTCAATTCTATATGAAGGTGGTACCTTTAGTATCATCCAGCCTCCTTGACTGGTTAATTTAGAAATCTTAAATCATTTGATCCAGAACAAGAATGAATACTGCATGGAGGTGAAGAACGATCATTATCATCAGCAACTGCCTTTGAGTTGTAGACCTCACATgattttgattaatttacttatattttttgGTGCCTGTTATGCAGGTGACTCCCAAAACATTGGCTGATGTGAAGGGTGGCACTTTGATTTCTTATGAAGGAAGAGTTCAGGCACGTAACCATTGCTGAATCACCACTTCTCAATCAAGATTTAGCTGATTAAATCTGTACTGTGATGGTTGCAAATGTCTAATTAAAAACTGCTCCTGTTAATAAATCCTCCACAAATTTTATCCGAAAATTAGAAGGGGAAAGATATTTTGCTTGCTAGTTTGATAATTGTCCCGCTCTAATTTTGGTTTCTGTGccttaaaacaaaattttaaaactgTATTGTCCATTCGAAATTTGCAATAGTGTCTAAGTGATGCTTATCTTTGATTCTCTAATGCAGTTGCTGGAGATTGCCCAAGTCCCAGATGAACACGTGAGCTACTAATCTCTCTCATTCTCTTTTGAATCATCCCTAGTTCCCAAGTGGAGGGGGGAAATTGCTTTAGGGCACTATTTAGTTATTTTCTATGATGAGCTCTGTTTTCCGGTTTCTCTAATGAAGTAGGAAATGGTGTCTCCCATGTTAggaaattagaaattcaggagCACTTATTACTAGACATATATGCATATTCAGCTGCTACTAACAGATAACCATCGATGATATGAAATACAATCATCAGTTGTTAAAATAATTCCCATCATCATTTATGCACTATAAACATTGATGGTTTAAGATGATTTTGCTTGATAATGGCACCTACATTAGGAATTTAAGTTAGaagcatgttccaaatacaagcCTAAAACTTTGATTGACACAACAATTATTTCTTTAACATATGCTGCTATCTTTTATGCAGGTCAATGAATTCAAGTCGATCGAGaagttcaaaattttcaacacAAATAATTTGTATGTTTTTTTGGTTAGCTATCTAGTTATTTTAGATTATATGCTCATTTGGGGTATTGATAACATACAATTTACAGGTGGGTGAACTTGAAAGCAGTTAAAAGACTTGTTGAAGCTGATGCTCTTAAGATGGAGATTATTCCTAATCCAAAGGTGTATATTGCATACTTATAGATGTGAAATAGCTCATCTTTCCATTTTATTTGGAAAATTGCTGACACGTGAGTTTTAGGAAGTTGATGGAGTAAAAGTTCTTCAGCTAGAAACTGCAGCTGGTGCAGCAATAAGGGTACTGAATGCATATTAACATGTTACTAAAATGATCTTAATGTGGAAACTGTTTAGTGCTCTGACATTTCTCTCTCTTAACAGTTCTTTGACAAGGCTATTGGAATTAATGTTCCTCGATCCCGCTTCCTTCCGGTGAAGGCAACTTCAGATTTGCTGCTTGTCCAGGTTATGGTTTTTTTATTCAAGTGATTGGAAATTGATTGGTAATTGATCTTTCGTTAAatgtagtttttcttgttttgcagtCCGACCTCTACACTTTACAGGATGGATTTGTTACTAGGAACCCAGCAAGGGCAAATCCAGAAAACCCATCTATTGAGTTGGGGCCAGAATTTAAGAAGGTTAAGATCTATATAACACTGACTACATTGTATAACATGGTTAATGCAATTATTGATGTTCCCAATCTCCTTCACAGGTTAGCAACTTCTTGAATCGTTTTAAATCAATCCCTAGTATAGTTGAGCTCGACAGCTTAAAAGTGGCAGGCGATGTATGGTTTGGAGCTGGTGTTGTCCTCAAGGTTTGGGATCTAATCCTCACATACGTttgattcttttttaatttatgtaataCTTTCTTTGTTCTCCGTGTAGttattattttggttattttacGGGGTAGAGAAATGCTTACTGTTGCTTAATAGTGATAAAATTTCTGTACTCCAAATTTTCGTAGCCCAATTGTTATGGTCCACATTCTTCAGGATTAGAGTAATTGTGATGATCATATTGGAAGTTTGATCATCCAGCAAATCCTCTATTTCCCCTCCCCTATCCACGTGCATATACACCAAAGGAATTCCCCTTGCAATGAATAAAGTCAGAGTTGCATTATCCTGTTTTAGGAACCCAGAATTGTTTTTCTAATATAAGCCTGATGCTAAAATTTTGAAATAGGAACCATATAAAGTTGGAATATCTTATACACAGTTTGATATTCTTATAGTTATACCTGATATTGTTTGAAGTCTATAGgcttaattaaaaaacaaaagcaTTATGCTATGAAAAAATGAAAAGCATTTACTTTAGACATAGTTATAGCATCGTTTAATCATGTATCTAAGTTTAACTAGAAGCATGAGGTTTGGTTGTGGTGGTTGTATGATTAAGTAAACTTTGAATAACAGAATACTGATCATGTTATATTTAATTGACGTTCAAGCTACCCCGAAGTGAACCCTCTCGATGAGGGTTCCTCTTTTATGTTTTCATTGCTAGCAATTCATTTTCTGCCTTGATAAGGGGGAAAAAAAATCGCTCATCAGTTGAGGCTATGAAACTTTTTTTAATTGGCTTTTTGATAGCTGTTATCCTCGTGGTTTGGTACAGGGAAAAGTAAGTATCGTCGCAAAGTCGGGTGTAAAGCTGGAAATACCTGACAAAGCTGTCATTGCAAACAAGGTATTTTACCAACTTTAGTGTACAAAAGGGCAGTGTTTTATAAGTTCATCGTTTTAAGTACCCTGAATTGTGATGCGCAGGAAATTAATGGCCCAGAGGATCTGTGAGGAAACTAATGGAGTGTTGATGTGTAGCCTGGCAGTCGTGGGCTATTTTATGTATTGTTTTTAAGCTGcataggaaaagaaaaataaagtagttTTTTGTTGAGGTTATCTGCATATGGAGCTTTACGGTTAACTTTGTAATGTTTCCATTAAATGTGTGATTTGTGAGCAATTGACGAGGACTCAAAGAGGACCATGTTTTAGACCATTTTTGTATAATAATTTGTTGCGTTAGCTTtcccggaaaaaaaaaaaagtggaaaaTAGCCGTACTTCGTACCGCCGCCAATTCTCACAAGGCAGGCTCAAAATAAACAACGTATACAGATCGAAAAATTCAAGAGAcagaactaaaataaactaacaagCAGTAAACGTGAAATGGTATTTCCCTTGGCTATAGATATGAAATAAGTATTGGCGTACACAAACATTGCCTAATTTTTTATGCAGGGAAGTGAAAATGTGGAAgattaagagaaaaataaatgaacCTCAGGGAGCTGAAGGATCCTGGGGTCTCACCGCAAGGCTAGGAATCAAGCTCTAAGAACTTGACTTGATGAACACTGGAAGGgtgaaaacttaaattgcagaaactaatGCAGGAAGAGTGGTATGAATTTCCAAAGAGATGTTAGGATTTTTATTATAGAAACTCAATGGAACAGTGCTATATATATGGTATAAATTGAAGAGAGTATAATCTGATAAATGAGGAATGATTATAGAGGAGCGCGGAAAATGCAAAGGAAGAGAAAGTTCTGGGAGAAAAGAGGGAGGGAATGCAGAATAACAGAAAAGAGAGGGAACAATCAATCATTGCTGCTTTCCTCATTAGTCTTTCTTCTAATTTTCTTCCTTACAAACACTCACAAATCAAAATTTCAGAGGAAATGAGATAGAGgttgtacaagatgtctctggtacgggttgagaggtGGATCGGGAACCTGCGGGTCGAGGCGGATGCCGGATCACTTGACTGGGGCGATGgagggaggtacctgcaaagacactccgacgctcaagtcagaatggatctgagaggtagaAGTGtatggaatgaatgaatacctggagggacctgagCCCTCTATTTTATAGGTGATGgagaatatcttatcttatcttatttggctaagataaaggagacgtttgaattcgaaagtcggtTAGGAGTCTGAGAATGCCGTTTTTGGGCCTTCTAGAAGTGAGGAACGGGTCGGACCCGGAGAACCGGTGTTGGGTTCGGTTTTGGATCCGGGAtggtgggccggatccgtaacagttgcccccgcagcgggGGAGCGAACAAGGTCGGTCTGTCGCTTGAAAGGCGCGATGCCTGTCCGTGGGCTTTGGTTTGTCTCGGGAGTTCGTTTTGTTTTTTGGAGGGAGATCGGTGCCTTGGCTCCGGTTTCGCTTGGGGGCTCGTCTAACCGTTTTTTGGTTTGACGTGACTCCTCCGCTTCTGCCGTGTCTGTTGCGTTCTTCGATGCTTTATTAGCTTCTTTTTTCGAGGGAGGGTCATTAAATGTGAAGGGACGTTTTCCCTTTTCTGCCCCTACTAGCTTTACCTGCGCCTAGGGGTAATTGTGTCAGTTC
Coding sequences:
- the LOC112733777 gene encoding UTP--glucose-1-phosphate uridylyltransferase, which gives rise to MATATLSPADTDKLSNLKSAVAGLSQISENEKNGFINLVSRYLSGEAQHVEWSKIQTPTDEVVVPYDSLAPTPEASSEVKSLLDKLVVLKLNGGLGTTMGCTGPKSVIEVRDGLTFLDLIVIQIENLNAKYGSNVPLLLMNSFNTHDDTQKIVEKYKSSNIEIHTFNQSQYPRLVVDDFLPFPSKGQTGRDGWYPPGHGDVFPSLLNSGKLDALLSQGKEYVFVANSDNLGAVVDLKILNHLIQNKNEYCMEVTPKTLADVKGGTLISYEGRVQLLEIAQVPDEHVNEFKSIEKFKIFNTNNLWVNLKAVKRLVEADALKMEIIPNPKEVDGVKVLQLETAAGAAIRFFDKAIGINVPRSRFLPVKATSDLLLVQSDLYTLQDGFVTRNPARANPENPSIELGPEFKKVSNFLNRFKSIPSIVELDSLKVAGDVWFGAGVVLKGKVSIVAKSGVKLEIPDKAVIANKEINGPEDL